The window ctcacgctactatattgcgtgaagattgaaaaagtttgagaacatcaaaagtatgaaacaattgcttggcttgtcatcggggttgtgcatgatttaaatactttgtgtggtgaagatggagcatagccagactatatgattttgtagggatagctttctttagccatgttattttgagaagacatgattgcttagttagtatgcttgaagtattattatttttatgtcaatattaaacttttgtcttgaatcttatggatctgaatattcttgccacaataaagaagaattacttagagaaatatgttaggtagcattccacatcaaaaattctgtttttatcatttacctactcgaggacgagcaggaattaagcttggggatgctgatacgtctccaacgtatctaatattttttattgttccatgctattatattatcaactttggatgtttataggctttattatacacttttatattatttttgggactaacctattaacctagagcccagtgccagtttctgttttttcccttgttttagagtatcacagaaaaggaaaatcaaacggagtccaattgacttgaaacttcacggaacttatttttggaaggaaagcaacccgggagacttggagtccatgtaagggaagcaacgaggaggccatgaggcaggggcgcgccctccaccctcgtggacccttcgtggctcccctgacgtacttcttccacctatatatctccatataccctaaaaacatccgagagcacaatagatcgggagttccaccgccagaagcctccgtagccaccgcaagccaatctagacccgttccggcaccctgccggagggggaatccctctccggtggctatcttcatcatcccggtgctctccatgacgaggaaggagtagttctccctcggggatgagggtatgtaccagtagctatgtgtttgatctctctctctctctctctctctctctctctctctctccctctcgtgttcttgatttggcacgatcttgatgtattgcgagctttactattatagttggatcttatgtttctcctccccctctactctcttgtaatggattgagtttcccctttgaagttatcttatcggattgagtctttaaagatttgagaacacttgatgtatgtcttgccgtgcgtatctgtggtgataatgggatatcacgtgattcacttgatgtatgttttggtgattaacttgcgggttccgcccatgaacctatgcataggggttggcacatgttttcgtcgtgattctccggtagaaactttggggcactctttgaggtcctatgtgttggttgaatagatgaatctgagattgtgtgatgcatatcgtataatcatacccacggatacttgaggtgacattggagtatctaggtgacattagggttttggttgatttgtgtcttaaggtgttattctagtacgaactctagggctgtttgtgacacctataggaatagcccaacggattgattggaaagaataactttgagatggtttcgtaccctaccataatctcttcgtttgttctctgctattagtgactttggagtgactctttgttgcatgttgagggatagttatgtgatccaattatgttgttattgttgagaggacttgcactagtgaaagtatgaaccctaggccttgtttcaacacattgcaataccatttgtgctcacttttatcattagttaccttgctgtttttatatttttagattacaaaaacctttatctaccatccatataccacttgtatcaccatctcttcgtcgaactagtgcacctatacaatttaccattgtattggttgtgttggggacacaagagactctttgttatttggttgcagggttgcttgagagagaccatcttcatcctacgcctcctacgaattgataaaccttaggtcatccacttgagggaaatttgctattgtcctacaaacctctgcacttggaggcccaacaacgtctacaagaaaaaggttgtgtagtagacatcacccagcCACCCACATCTTATCCAAAAACTTTCCGTGAATAGGTAGGAAGAGACAAAACCATGAATCCTGACTTGGCTTTGGAAGATGTCCTCGTGGATTACTTTGCGGCGAGCGCTCCAAATTGCCCGCAACGTGATAATCATTCTAGTGGACTCGGTAGATGGAAGATTGTCATTCATACCAAACAACCAGTTCTTTGCTTTGGACTCCCAGTGCAGCAGCATATGCTCCACCATTGTTTCATCAAAGAGAGCCCAAGTGCTTCTGGACATGTCGCGGTCTAGTAGAGAATGGTGCCAGCTATCCACGACTCTGCATAAGCAGCAAACACTCATTGTTGCCATGTTGCGTTGGTGTAATAGGTCACCGGTAGGCAAGGACTATTGGGCAAGGCGCCAAGAAAAGAATAGATGTAACCACTAGGCCATCTCACCCGCTTATGCATGAAtactttgttttttcctttttattgcgtgggtgttggttttattcgtttttttctttttcccgTTCTTTTTTTTAGTCTTCTTAAATACATGTTTTTTAATTTTGTgattttttccaaaattgatgaacattttttcataATTTGATGAtttgttttcaaattcatgaactttcttcccaaaatttgtgattttttcttcaaaatcaatgaactttttttcaaattcgtcaaCTTTTTTCAGTTTGTTgaagttttttcaaatttttgatccttcttaaaattgatgaactttttttagatcAGTTATTTTTTTTAGATTCATGAAGTTTTTCAAAATCGATGTTTTTTTTTCTAATTTGTGATTTAAAAAAATCCATGattttgtttaaaattcatgagtcTTTTTAAAAAATCGATGAACTTGTTCAAATTTGTAAACCTTTTCTTCTAGATCGACGAACTTTTTCAAAATTGGGAACTTTTTCTTCAAGATCGATGTACTTTTTTCAAAATTTTGGTTTTTTTTCCTTTAATAGATGAattcttttttcaaaaaaattcaatggAGTCTTTTCTAATTCGTGAGTTTCTTTCAAACCTGCGAACAGTTTCTTATTTCACAAACTTTTGAAATACTAAAAAAACGTTTCTGGTTTTCTTTCTACCTGTACCAAGTTTCATTCAGGGAGCTGGgggtacctgggccggcccatagaGCATTCACGTGACAAGCGCCGATTAGGAGCCCAAAAAAAAAGGAGCTCCCGAATTTCGGCCACCCAATGCCCATATGTGGGCCGTCAGCTTCATAGCCTAATTCGGCCCTTTAACCTGGCTGTGAAGATCCGAACTCGAGGGGTCGTCACTGGGTATATGGGGAACTCTCCGGAGAAAATGGAGGAAAGAAAACTGAGAAGTCGGAACGGCCAGCGCCGGGGGGTGAATGCTTCCAAGCTGCTGCGCCCCGACGCTACAACTCCCCAACGCGCGCAAAGCCCCCTCGCATTCCGAGGTGGGAGCCCCAGCCGCTTCATCTCCCCGCCCAAACCTTCCCCACCATAAATCGACCCGCCTCCCGGAAGAACCAGCACGCTCCTCCTCACCTCCCTGCCACCCCGCCCTAGCTCCAGACATGCCGAGCTCAAAGAAGAACAAAGCTTCAGACTCGTCCAAGAATCTCCAGATGGTGATCAGCGACGGCAAGGGCGAGGCCGCGGCCAGCGCCGTGACCGGGAGCGCAATCGCCGCGTCGTACAACGACCAGATACGGCCGCTTCTCGACGCTGTGGACCGCCTGCGCCACCTCAAGGTGACGCAGGAGGGCATCCAGCTCCCGACGATCGTGGTTGTCGGCGACCAGTCCAGCGGCAAGTCGAGCGTCCTTGAGTCCCTGGCCGGCATCAGCCTCCCTCGCGGCCAGGGCATCTGCACCCGCGTGCCGCTCGTCATGCGGCTCCAGGACGACCCCTCCGCCGACTCGCCGGTGCTGCAGCTTGAGCACATCAACGGCCGCGTGGTGACCACCACGGAGGCcaatgtcgcggacgccatcaacACCGCCACCGCGGAGATAGCCGGGTCGGGCAAGGGGATCTCCGACGCGCCCATCACCCTCGTCGTGCGCAAGCGGGGCGTGCCCGACCTCACCCTCGTCGACCTCCCCGGCATCACGCGCGTGCCGGTCAAAGGGCAGCCCGACGACATCTACGACCAGATCGCCAAGATCATCAAGGACTACATCTCGCCGAAAGAGAGCATTATCTTGAACGTGCTCTCTGCCACGGTCGACTTCCCGACGTGCGAGTCCATCCGCATGTCGCAGCAGGTGGACCGCACTGGTGAGCGCACGCTTGCAGTGGTCACCAAGGTGGACAAGTCCCCCGAGGGCCTGCTCGAGAAGGTCACCATGGACGACGTCAACATTGGCCTCGGGTACGTCTGTGTCCGCAACCGCATCGGGGACGAGACCTATGACCAGGCTCGTGTAGAGGAGGAGAAGCTGTTCAAGTACCACCATCTGCTGTCCAAGATCGAGAAGTCCATGGTGGGCATTCCTGTGCTTGCGCAGCGACTCATGCAGATTCAGGCGACCATCATCGCCAAGTGCCTCCCGGGCATCGTCAAGCAGATCAACGACCGCCTTAGCCGGAGCAGCACCGAGCTCAACCAGATGCCGCCTGATCTTGTTAGCGTCGCTGACGCGGTGAGAGAGTTTATTCGTATTGTCAAGCAGGTGTGCTCTTCCCTGGAGAAGATACTGGTGAGGGGCGAGTTCGATGAGTTCCCTGATGACTGCCATTTCCACGGCACGGCCCGTATCGCGGAGATGCTCAATGCATACGCAAAGAAGCTGCCTGTAGAAGTCCCAGGGCGTGGCGGCCTGTTCCTGATGGAGGAGGTGAGAGTTCTGGAGGAGACCAAGGGCGTCAACCTCCCCAACTTCCTGCCAAGATCGGCGTTCCAGGTCCTGCGCAAGAAGAAGGTGGAGACCGTCATGCAGATACCGCActcttagactatgtatagcttctgtacctatgtatgtatatggtacatattgtaacataaccattatatataatgagataagccacccctagagggttgtactggtttcccaaaacttattgtcttacatggtatcacgctaggttacgatcgcttccgcttctaaaccctaatacccgcaccgccgccgcagccgccgccgccttcaccgccgctgccgcgccaccgatcgcgccgccgccatgtcgagcgccgccaccaccggtttcactgctgcgggcttcctcccggcctctcttgcggctctgctcaacctcccgctcgatgtcgtctctgttccggctccgaccgggacaaggagcatcggctccgtcttctccacgccgccggcgccctcgcttgggcgtgacctcgtggtccacaccgcggcaccgccgtccgctgcggactccgcaggcgtcgtcccgccgctcctgccgcaagcggatcacactgccccgctggcggggttggcggcgtccgccccggccgcgggccttgcggcgtccgcaccggccgcgggccttgcggcgtccgcaccggccgcgagctttgcggcgcccgccctggctgcggtcccgcctcctcccgcatcggcttcggtgcctccggctgcctccatggtgtttgcaccccaggcagcctcctcgatgggattgtcttcgccgccgccgtttcacttcggccatctcatcaccatcaagctctccgccgacaactacatcttctggcgtgcgcaggttctcccgctcttggggagtcactacctgctaggctacgtcgacggatcgcttccctgcccacccgcgctggtagacagcgtgcacggtccggtctacaatccggcccatcgcgtctggacggggcaggaccaggcgaacctctcctccatccaggggtcgctctcgccggcagttgccggccttgttgtcttcgcgaagacgtctcatgaggcctggaccatccttgagcgcacctttgcagcgcagtcccaggctcgtgtctctgcactccgtcgtcagcttagagagtgtcagaagcttgactccactgccactgagttctacaacaaggtcaagggcctcgccgacacattggcctccattggacagcccctcaccgactccgagttcaactcgtttattgtcaatggtcttgatgaggagtatgatgccttagtcgagatcatcaacgagcggggcaactcgacacccatgctggcacacgaggttttctctcggctccttctcactgagcaacgggtcgagactcgccgcaccaggggcactggctccctctcggccaacgccgccaccaagggtggccgctcttcttcatcaccccggtctcccttggggctgccaccgtcgcccgcctcggcccccccacctactgcgaccttaccgggggctggcggtccacgtgtgtgtcagctttgtggccgtgatgggcactgggcctccaagtgtcataagcgcttccagcgaagcttccttggtcttggcaatgacggcaaagatacacgcaacaatgcccgtcaggtcgccatggctaatcgtcccgcgccgcagaagcaacagggacacactcagtcctactccatcgatccacactggtacatggactctggggcgacagagcatctaaccagcgagatggggaagcttcacactcgtgaaccctatcatggctccgacaagatccacaccgccaatggagcaggtatgcacatctctcatattggtcaagcatctcttctcactagacatgccaataggagtcttcagcttcgcaatgttcttcgagttccatctgtgacccgtaatcttctttcagttcctaaactcacacgtgataataatgtgctttgtgaatttcacccttttgatctttttattaaggatcggggcacgagggacattcttcttagtgggcggttgtgccagggcctctaccgtctggagcatcctggtgtcgctcatGTTtttagtggagttcgggtctctccgtcacagtggcatgctcgtcttggtcacccggccacacctattgtccgtcatattttgcgtcgtcatgagcttcctagtttgtctagtcataaagatgtagcagtgtgtgatgcttgtcagcagaggaagagtcatcaacttcctttttcggagtccagtcgtgaggtgaaacatcctttagaacttgtgttttcagatgtatggggtcctgctcagacttctgtcagtggtcataattactatatcagtttcgttgatgcttatagtcgctttacctggctttaccttattaaacgcaaatctgatgtgtttgatatttttgttcagtttcaaaaacatgttgaacgtcttctcaagcacaaaattgttcatgtccagtcagactgggggggcgagtatcgcaacctcaactctttctttcagtcgcttgggatagctcatcgtttagcatgtccacatacacatcagcagaatggttcagtcgaacgtaagcatcgtcatattgttgaagctggtcttactcttttggcccatgcatctgttccgtttcggttttggagtgatgctttcatcactgcatgctttctcatcaaccgtactcctactcgtgttttaaacatgaagactcccattgaggttctccttaatgaacaacctaattatacctttctcaaggtatttgggtgtgcttgctggccgcatcttcgtccatataacaagcgcaagcttgagtttcattctaagaagtgtgtttttcttggctatagctctcttcataaaggttacaaatgtcttcatgttcccactaatcgtgtctatatatctcgggacgtcgtgtttgatgagcatgtttttccctttgccaaccttcctgtgtccactgtcgaaccaccatccctgcattcatcctctgttgcttctgaccaatttgatgatgttgcatactctcctttgctgttacctaaccatggtgcaggaaccggacgtggagctcgtttggagctgttggaggattcaccatcatcatcgtcgtcttctggtgggcacgtcgatcgccctatgttgcatggcatcgattcgcgtgcccatgcatggtcacccgacgagcccgtcgcgccgagcatctccactgctcggtccgtttcgccagcggccgccgagtcgcccgcggctcggcccgtcacgccgtcttcgcctgcggctcggcccgtcacgccatcttcgcccgcggctcgggtcctcacgtcgccttcatcagcggatcggcccgcgacaccggccgcgccacggcccactatgccgagctcgccatcggcccggtctgtgatgccggagtcgccagctgcttcgtctgctctgccggtttcgccggtgggtcggccttcttcgccaaccgagtccgaggctaccgtgactggctcctcgtcaccggctgactcgtcaacgtcgccgtcctccagcccgttgcaggctgctccgtcgaccttggtggttcctgtgtcccgaccacatacacgcagtcgcagtggcattttcaaacctaaggaacgtaaggatggtacggttgcttggttggctgcttgtttggctgctgctgttgcggatccatcttctgagcctcgctcatatcaggctgccctgcgcattccacattggcgagaggctatggagcaggagtttcatgctcttcttcgtaacaagacatggactctcgttcctccaccaccacgggtaaatgttattgactcaaaatgggtattcaaagtgaagaagcattcggatggatctattgagcgttacaaagtgcgacttgttgctcgcggttttcggcagcgtcatggtcttgactatgaggacaccttcagtccttcgtcaagcctaccactattcggcttcttctctccattgctgtttctcgtggttggtcacttcgtcaacttgatgtgcagaatgcttttctacatggatttttggaggaagaggtttatatgaaacagccgcctggtttctctgatcctgatcatcctgactatatctgtcgtctttccaaagcactatatggtttgaagcaagctcctcgtgcctggcatgcccgccttgcctctgcccttcgtgctcatgggtttgtgccgtctactgctgacacttcgttatttcttctacagaagccagaagtcactatgtatcttttggtatatgtcgatgatattatccttgtcagctcttctcagtatgctgctgatgctcttgtctgctctcttggtgctgattttgcggtcaaagatcttgggaagcttcactactttcttggagttgaggtcacttctcgtgctactggtcttgtccttacgcagaagaagtactccttggagttgttatagagagctggcatgctgaagtgcaaaccgaccaccacacccatgtcgtctaccgacaagataacagctgttgatggtgagcttttgtctcctgcggatgccacagagtacaggagcattgttggtggacttcagtacttgacgatcacgagaccagatatctcttatgc is drawn from Triticum dicoccoides isolate Atlit2015 ecotype Zavitan chromosome 4A, WEW_v2.0, whole genome shotgun sequence and contains these coding sequences:
- the LOC119283431 gene encoding dynamin-related protein 4C-like translates to MPSSKKNKASDSSKNLQMVISDGKGEAAASAVTGSAIAASYNDQIRPLLDAVDRLRHLKVTQEGIQLPTIVVVGDQSSGKSSVLESLAGISLPRGQGICTRVPLVMRLQDDPSADSPVLQLEHINGRVVTTTEANVADAINTATAEIAGSGKGISDAPITLVVRKRGVPDLTLVDLPGITRVPVKGQPDDIYDQIAKIIKDYISPKESIILNVLSATVDFPTCESIRMSQQVDRTGERTLAVVTKVDKSPEGLLEKVTMDDVNIGLGYVCVRNRIGDETYDQARVEEEKLFKYHHLLSKIEKSMVGIPVLAQRLMQIQATIIAKCLPGIVKQINDRLSRSSTELNQMPPDLVSVADAVREFIRIVKQVCSSLEKILVRGEFDEFPDDCHFHGTARIAEMLNAYAKKLPVEVPGRGGLFLMEEVRVLEETKGVNLPNFLPRSAFQVLRKKKVETVMQIPHDLVNEVWEYVEDLVSKVVLQHADNFPQVQSSCRRAVQMLMEKARARSAQHIEELMEMELVADFTANPEYMKTWYEIMESHEKFMDAVVDTSKSTLLNLVGFGEVDVSHLRVNSELAGQAFDLSARVTAYWKIIVLRLIDGLALHVLRGVKRLVESELERELSDELLGNKLAGVERMLMPSPGSGTKRERLKKSIVLLRQSKEVVANIMDRISASGEI